A window of Coleofasciculus chthonoplastes PCC 7420 genomic DNA:
ATAGTCGGGGAATCGACCCACTCCTGAGTACTGGTGGTACTATCCTTGGTTCAATTAATAAAGGGGATACCGAGGCTCAAGCCGATCAGATTATCGCTGGTTATCAGAAATTAGGTCTAGACGCCCTAATTGTTATTGGTGGTGACGGGAGTCTGGCGATTATGAACCAGCTTGCCCATAAAGGGAATATGAATATTGTGGGCGTCCCCAAGACGATTGATAATGATGTGGCGTTCACCAATTTAGCCGTTGGTTTCGATACGGCGGTGAACACCATTGTTGATGCTTTATCTCGCCTCTCCTATACAGCCGCCAGTCACGATCGCGTGATGGTGGTTGAGGTGATGGGGCGCGAAGCCGGACATCTCGCTCTAAATGCCGGGATTGCTGGCGGTGCTGATGTAATCCTGATCCCGGAGATTCCCTATTCTATTAGTGGTGTTTGCAAGCATATCACCGAACTACGCGATCGCTGGAATCGCCGCTTTGCGATCGTGGTTGTGGCTGAGGGGGCGAAAACCATTGAGGGTCAAGAACGCTACTACACAGACTCCCAGGGTGAGATTCGATTACGGGGGATTGGAGATTATGTCGCGGATCAGATTTCTCACTTCAGTGGGGATACGATTGAAGCGCGGGTGACGGTTTTAGGTCATGTTCAACGGGGTGGTGCGCCCTCGGCGTTAGACCGTTTGCTGGCTACCTCTTTTGGCAAAGCGGCTGTCGATTTAATTGCCAAGGATGACTATCAAAAAATGGTCGCTTGGCAAAATGGAGTGGTTGTGAGTATTCCCATTGATGAGGTTACCAGCAACAGTCCGATTTTAGTGGATAGTCATCATCCCCTAGTGGAAACTGCTAAAGCCCTCGATACCTACATTGGCGACTTGTAATTGACACCCTCACGGCGGTACTTAGACAGTTTCTGGCACAATTTTTTGTCTAAGTACCCCATAAAGGTTCAGTTGACGCAAGCTGGAGCAAACTATTCAAAATTACCGCTTATCCAAGCATTATTGCGCGAGAACCCAGGAATTTATTAGGGTTTATCCATGGCTAAAAGTCAGCGAATTTTAGCCATAAGTTTGGTGAGTGTGATCGTGTCTGAGTTCAGTTAAAAGACTTGAATTTATTGCCGCGATCGCACGTATCCAATCGACTACATCTGTGATTAGCTGACTTGATACAAAATAGTCTAGGGAAATGGGATCAATGCGTTTGTCGGTGATGATACAAATCCTACCCTCAAACTTGATCAATTCTGTAAGAAATGTATCCCTGTAGAGGCAACGCAAGGTGTTAACTTAAGCCACAACCCCCTCACCCCCAGCCCCTCTCCCACCAGGGGAGAGGGGAGCAAGAAGGAATAATTATTAATAACAGGACTTACGCAGCCACGCCAGATATACTGGTTAAGGTGCGTTACGCTTCTCAAACTCGCTTAACTCTGTAAGAAATGTATCCCTGTAGGGGCACGGCATTGCCGTGCCCTTACCAAGTGAGGAGTTGCCGATGATGCATTAAACACCAAGAGGCGTTTATAATAGTCCCATTATTTATAATATAAAATAATGCAAGAAAGCCTTTATTAGTCATAGCCGTATCGATAAACTCTTTGTCAAGCCTCTGATAACGGATTTCCGCAGCCGCAAAGGGATTTAGTTGTCATCACCATGAATGGAGCGGTTTAGATGAATGAACTAAATAAACAACCTCAGTTTGATGTCTTCATGGCTCACAACAGCAAAGACAAACCGCAAGTGCTGGAGATTGCTGAGCAGCTTAAGCAGCGTGGATTAAAGCCCTGGATAGACATCGAGCAAATCCCTCCAGGAGAATCCTTTCAAAAGGTAATTCAACAAGCGATTCCTAATGTTAAATCTGCTGCCATTTTCTTTGGGCTTGAGGGAACAGGAAATTGGCAAGAAGAGGAAATCCCCGTAATTCTTACTCAATCTCGAAAAGCTAATATTCCTGTCATTCCCGTTTTGCTACCAGGAGTTAACCAACTTCCCGATGATTTGCTGTTTCTCAGTGAACGAAACTGGGTAGCTTTTGCTAGCCGTCTTGATGACATCAAAGCTATGGATTTACTGGAATGGGGGATTACAGGGAAGAAGCCAGGAGCGGAAGGTGAGAATCAAACGACATCTTTATCCTCATCATCGACGGAACAATATTCAGAAAATGAGTTGCCAGAAGAACCAGAAGACGTGGCGTTAGAGCTACTTCAGCGCCTCCGTCCCCCTCAGTTTAAGAGAGTTTTGTTTTATTACAAATCAGTTAACGAATATGACTTGCCAG
This region includes:
- a CDS encoding toll/interleukin-1 receptor domain-containing protein; the encoded protein is MNELNKQPQFDVFMAHNSKDKPQVLEIAEQLKQRGLKPWIDIEQIPPGESFQKVIQQAIPNVKSAAIFFGLEGTGNWQEEEIPVILTQSRKANIPVIPVLLPGVNQLPDDLLFLSERNWVAFASRLDDIKAMDLLEWGITGKKPGAEGENQTTSLSSSSTEQYSENELPEEPEDVALELLQRLRPPQFKRVLFYYKSVNEYDLPDTNAPQSEKAMEFVRLAVEQEGESLSKLLNTIYKVAPFLKQ
- a CDS encoding NACHT C-terminal alpha/beta 1 domain-containing protein: MRCLYRDTFLTELIKFEGRICIITDKRIDPISLDYFVSSQLITDVVDWIRAIAAINSSLLTELRHDHTHQTYG
- a CDS encoding ATP-dependent 6-phosphofructokinase gives rise to the protein METRKRIGLLTSGGDCPGLNAVIRAAVRHATLSYDWEVLGIPYATQGLLEGKAVSLNVHGLDSRGIDPLLSTGGTILGSINKGDTEAQADQIIAGYQKLGLDALIVIGGDGSLAIMNQLAHKGNMNIVGVPKTIDNDVAFTNLAVGFDTAVNTIVDALSRLSYTAASHDRVMVVEVMGREAGHLALNAGIAGGADVILIPEIPYSISGVCKHITELRDRWNRRFAIVVVAEGAKTIEGQERYYTDSQGEIRLRGIGDYVADQISHFSGDTIEARVTVLGHVQRGGAPSALDRLLATSFGKAAVDLIAKDDYQKMVAWQNGVVVSIPIDEVTSNSPILVDSHHPLVETAKALDTYIGDL